From Daphnia magna isolate NIES linkage group LG2, ASM2063170v1.1, whole genome shotgun sequence:
aaaacaaatacagAACTTTGAATGCAAAAATTTTCCTTTCCCTTACCTTATCCTTTTAGATAACGCTCTTACTGACTTGTCCTGCAGAAAATTGCAGTATTCTTACCtgcaaaaaattcaaaatattaaaacattaaaaaaatttacgaacTAAAACTGTTTCCTTCAGCTTTTCCGGACATAAAGTAAAGTGCGAAATGCACTGGAATCGGCTACACTGCATACTTTCCGTTATGGACATTAATCGtatccttatgataggtttcTTCTTGTGTGTTTCTGTCATTTgagctgttttttctttcaatatgATCAAAAAGATTCGCTGTCAAGATGAAAATAAGAAGTTTTCTTACCATAGGGGGAGAAAGTAAAATTAAGTTTGTTTacggttttttgttgttagtCTGTCGAAAATGTTACACCTTTTCCTGTACAACCGGGGGTAGTCTTATCTACCTACTTTGACCTTACTTCGGCGAAAAGAGTTACATGACCTTTACTAGCGGTTGGGGAAAAGGTTAGTATGCTACCCTAGTTCAACCCCCCTCCCAAATGTTTCAAGGACTTTTCCCAGTTGTTCGAAAGTATAAATTGCAGCAACACTGCAAATCACCATCAGTCTCTTATGGTTGGAACTCTGAAGTTCAACAAAAATGCCGTTCTCCAATAGTGTTGTAACTGTAATCGGCATGTGTTCGGTGTGCCATAATAGCTACGAGTCTGACGAACGTCCCCCAAAATTTCTTAACTGCCACCATCGATATTGTCTGGAGTGTTGCGTTGTAAGTCACTCtcttttgtattgttttttttgcctgCGCACACGTGCATTCAACGTATAAAACCTAATGTGATGATTATGCCTGTGATTTCCGATGATTGCActcatgtatatttttttgccATTTAGAATCTGGTCTATGAAAACCACATTAAGTGTCCTCAGTGTCGCAGATTCACTCCGGTTAGTGCTGGGCAAATCTCTTTGAATGACGATCTTCAAACCGATCACGATTTGATGGCCCTACTTCTCAATTTTCCACATTCTGCTGTTACCACTCAACCACAGCCATCGACTTCACGTTCAGCAGAACTACCTGGTGGAAGCGGTGCCATGAGTCTGTATGATGCAGTAACTGAAGTACCGACATCCGAAGCTTCATCTAGCGATACTTACACTagtgaaaaaatcaaaaaaatccagaaaaataaataaaaaataacaaaaataaaaaggagcaAGAGAGCCACGTCTAGCTCCAGTGAAACTTCTTCATCATCGGAAAGCAGTGCATCGGACAGTTcgtcagaagaagaaaaattcaagaagaagagaaaagcctttaaaaaaaagagacattCTTGTGTAAAAAGCGAATTAGACGCTTTAATGAGGACATCAAAGTCCGCAATcttcaataaacaaaaaaaaggtaaatttaTTTATGGTTCATATTATAAAATTACCGCactgaaaataattttattttttatctcgttttcttagaaaaaaaaagaaaaggaaaatactTTCCTAAAGGACCTCTTTTTAGTTCCAGAAGCCGATGCCCGGAAACTTCCTGAGATGACTCAAAACGGTAGTTTGGAGCGTGCTGGATTGGACCTACGATGTGATGTGGAATTCAAGAGCGGTGGCTCATCAAATCACGTTCTTCGGGTGTTTAAaaacgccactgggtgtcggcctACGAGATTTATGTGGGGCTGCGTTGGCCGAACCATAAAATTCTAGGTCAAGATAAACTTACATGACATGCAAAGTTCAATTTCATATTAGAAAAGTCCATGATAGAATTTTACcgaggaaaataaaatcataGTGTAAATTAGTAGAAAAATTTATCCGAAATCTAAAAGTCACCTTTCTCTGCATGACAGCATCCagaacaaatgacaaacgacagccgcctacgatatttgtaaacaaacagtcaaacacaaaataaaagttataaaatgtacacaaacaccaacagatttgaaattctgctcagacacgcagtttaatacggcgaatcgaataagaaataaatgaaaacgaaaagttccccagtttatacgagataattccccccaattttgcagccaatcacaaaccaGCGGGAAcctaaaaaatttgaattttgaccgaataaataaatatataaaatgaacacaaacaccaacagatttgaaattctgctcaaacacgtagtttaatacggcgaatcgaataagaaataaatgaaaacgaaaagtttcccagtttacacgcgataattccccccaattttgcagccaatcacaaaccggcgggaacctcaaaaatttaaattttgaccgaataaataaatatataaaatgaagaaaaacaccaacagacttgaaaatttgcccagacacgtagtttaatacggcgaatcgaataaaaaataaataaaaacgaaaaattccccagtttacacacGATAATTCCCTCCAATTGacaaccaatcaaaacccgactggaacccctggggaaacaataaacattttgggtCCCATAACCACGGGATAGccttcaatctttcccaaggaaaatctctcagggaAAGGTATATTAATTTATCCCAAGGAAAATCTCTTAGGGAAAGGTATATTAATTTACTATTCGGGTGTTTAAAAGGTTAATtaatttactatttttttgtattgcttgaaattaattttgtttaaatattATTGCATTCAAAGGATTTTCCCTCGCCTAGAAGAGGTCAAGCGCTTCTATATTTGTACAAAAGCCCAGGGTGTGAGTCGCAACTTAACAATCCAACATTATTCCACTCCATCGGCTCCCGTGCTCAAGGTAAAAATTCAACTTCAACTTAGTAGGTACTTACCTTAGTTGATGTGgcttaaaattaatttatcaTTATTGCAGCGCTTGTCCGGCAAGCTGGTCGTGTTGGTACCCCTAAAGGCATCACTCCCTTACGAGTCATCAGATGAAGGGGTAGACTGTAACGTTTGTCAACAAACTGTCCCAATCCGGCAGTGGGCGCATCATATTGATCGTTGTACAGCCTTCCGcacaacgaaaagaaaaacgtattGAATTAATTTATTGTTAAATTTATGTTTAAAACTGTTGTTTTTGTGGTACAGAATGTTGTTTGAACacagaaaaaattcaaaattacaCTAAGACATAacgtgaaatttttttttaacacccTCTCCTACCCCCTATCGTTTATAAGCAACCTTAGAACAGATAAACAACTATAAGCAAATGTTGCTTATTATtacaaaatgatggaaatgTGAGTAAAAAAATCGGGAATATAGTTGCATGACATCTTCCGTGTTAATTTGAATAAGACGATCAGGAAATCtggaatgaataaaaaaattcaaagcaaGAGGCACTTGAATAAGAGTACCATAACGTGTTAATCTTCGTTACTTTTAAGAAGTCAGTAACAGATTTGTTGGTGTTGATTTCCACCAACGGAACAACCTACTCTTCAGCTGGACAATCATCATTAGTAAGGTGAATGAGAGTTAACAACCATTTTAACTCCAAGCCTTTGGTTCTCAGCCCGTTGGTTCTCTGGTACACGAGTAGTTGAAGAGCTTCCGAAGACATTGTGCTATACATATTTCTGACACTTATTGTAAGATTttagttcagcccgtgactgatcttaccttagtaaagagaaaaatgtgaagatgaaataaagaacacacgggagcactggctgctgtcttgacggtgtgaggtatattctGTAACTaactgccccttgccctgtacattttccgaccggtaggccgaggggcggggctacacaaaataaattgtaacatgggggcctcctagcgagggccacccaaatcatacgcaataaaacgtgatggaagtcgcgtccgtcttccagctcgtgttgtcggatgttgggaacgagatatattcccaacacactCCCCACCAGAGCCCGTGGTCCACGGCTCTTCCTGCTCGACTGGATCTGAGGCAGCCACGGGTGGAGTTGCTTCTTCTGGTTCCAATTCCAGCTCTGGCGTAGGTGGAATTTCGACGTCGTCCGGCTGATCCTCACGTATAAGATTCCCGTTCGGCGTCTTGACCATAACCGAACGGATCAACCCGTCTCTGCTAGTGATTAGCTCCTTCACTACTCCTATCGTCCACATAAGGCGCTTGGTGTTGTCATCGTGAATGGTGACAACTTCTCCTACCCGGATCTTGCGGCCGGGTCCTCCTTTACAGTGGAAGATGTCGATTTGGAGAAAGTAGTCCGTCACAAATCGTTCGCAGATATCGCTGACATACTCCCTACGTTGACGATCCTtttccagcagtttcaaattggttgcGTCGGGAGCCATGA
This genomic window contains:
- the LOC123469836 gene encoding uncharacterized protein LOC123469836, which translates into the protein MRKTEWIFSASLAPWWGGFWERMVRTMKDLLRRSNGRACLEYDELEVSLIETESVVNARPLTYVAEGSNDPLPITPNQFLNNRRSNCTPPEPAENLMAPDATNLKLLEKDRQRREYVSDICERFVTDYFLQIDIFHCKGGPGRKIRVGEVVTIHDDNTKRLMWTIGVVKELITSRDGLIRSVMVKTPNGNLIREDQPDDVEIPPTPELELEPEEATPPVAASDPVEQEEPWTTGSGGDTMSSEALQLLVYQRTNGLRTKGLELKWLLTLIHLTNDDCPAEE